The proteins below are encoded in one region of Thermosulfurimonas marina:
- the efp gene encoding elongation factor P, producing the protein MSISTSEFRRGLKIEWEGKPYEVLEYQHSKVAKGQATVRTRLRDLTTGRVLEVNFRSGDTFERPDLEEKEMQYLYQEGDRYVFMDLEVYDQIYLDREQLGEAWKFLQENVTVKVLYYKGRPIGVELPNTVELRVVETEPGVRGDTVSGGSKPAKLETGAVVQVPLFINEGDVIRVDTRTGEYVERVS; encoded by the coding sequence ATGAGCATTTCTACCTCGGAATTTCGTCGAGGTCTAAAGATTGAATGGGAAGGTAAACCATACGAAGTCCTGGAATATCAGCATTCCAAAGTGGCCAAAGGGCAGGCCACGGTGCGCACCAGGCTGCGGGACCTTACCACCGGTCGGGTCCTGGAGGTGAACTTCCGTTCCGGCGATACCTTTGAGCGCCCGGACTTGGAAGAAAAAGAGATGCAATACCTCTATCAGGAAGGAGATCGCTACGTCTTTATGGATCTTGAGGTCTACGATCAGATCTACCTGGATCGCGAACAACTAGGGGAGGCCTGGAAGTTCCTCCAGGAGAATGTGACCGTAAAAGTCCTCTATTACAAGGGGCGGCCTATCGGGGTGGAGCTTCCCAACACGGTAGAGCTTCGGGTGGTGGAGACGGAGCCCGGGGTGCGGGGAGATACGGTCTCCGGGGGCTCTAAGCCGGCCAAGCTCGAGACCGGGGCCGTGGTACAGGTGCCTCTTTTCATCAACGAGGGAGATGTAATCCGGGTGGATACCCGGACCGGAGAGTATGTGGAGAGGGTGAGTTGA
- a CDS encoding amylo-alpha-1,6-glucosidase, translated as MAQGRLKFYILAASPGLSPRNLTFKHGDTFALFNAEGDIVPGGLGELGLYHQGTRFLSRLELFCCETKPFLLSSSPSPDGLLIQVNLANPDLLAGDLFVPRGALHIKRLKLLYEGVYYEELIFTNYALESLEVPVRILWAADFADIFEVRGVKRARRGHVLPPEITEEGVRIRYHGLDGVDRRVEIFFSETPEVLSPEEARFFLRLAPRHREHLVLSVRCVVGEEEPERHSFRKALFLRRSERKELLKASVRVESSNEHFNRWLERSEYDLFMMLTRTPYGLYPYAGIPWFSTVFGRDGLIVGLQTLWFNPEIARGVLEVLAATQATELDPVRDAEPGKILHEMRLSEMAATGEVPFGRYYGSVDATLLFMILAGAYYERTQDLDFMRRLWPHLELAFEWMKTYGDLDGDGLVEYQPSEEGLVNKGWKDSHDSVFHADGTFPKPPIALVEVQGYAYRACLEMARLSRALGKHDLVLPFLSRAEDLREKIRKAFLQGDFPALALDGAKRPCLVRTSNPGHLLFGEALSESEAVALSRALFSPDLFSGWGIRTLGRGEVLYNPVSYHNGSVWPHDNALIAQGFDRYGLKEAVERVFRGLFEASHYFPNHRLPELFCGFSRRAEEGPVQYPVACSPQAWAAGAVFMLVAAALGLRFTSRGLAFVKPRLPEFLSWLRFKGLRVGEHSVDLEFLRYGHDVVVNVLRKPKAVEILVVK; from the coding sequence TTGGCGCAAGGCCGCTTAAAATTCTATATCCTGGCTGCCAGTCCCGGGCTTTCTCCCCGCAACCTGACCTTCAAACACGGGGACACCTTCGCCCTTTTTAACGCCGAGGGAGATATTGTCCCCGGAGGCCTGGGAGAACTGGGGCTCTATCATCAGGGGACGCGTTTTCTTTCCCGTCTGGAACTCTTCTGCTGCGAAACCAAGCCCTTTCTTCTTTCCTCTTCGCCTTCTCCGGATGGCCTTCTCATCCAGGTCAATCTCGCCAATCCGGATCTTCTGGCCGGGGATCTTTTTGTCCCCCGGGGGGCTCTCCACATAAAGCGTCTCAAGCTCCTCTATGAGGGGGTCTATTACGAGGAGCTGATCTTCACCAATTATGCGCTGGAGTCCTTAGAGGTCCCGGTAAGGATCCTCTGGGCGGCGGATTTTGCGGATATTTTTGAGGTGCGGGGGGTGAAACGGGCCCGGAGGGGCCATGTACTTCCTCCAGAGATTACCGAAGAGGGGGTGCGCATAAGGTACCACGGGCTTGACGGGGTGGACCGCAGGGTGGAGATCTTCTTTTCCGAAACCCCGGAGGTCTTGAGCCCGGAGGAGGCCCGCTTTTTTCTACGCCTTGCTCCCCGCCACAGAGAGCACCTGGTGCTTTCCGTGCGGTGTGTGGTGGGAGAGGAGGAGCCCGAAAGACATTCCTTCCGCAAGGCCCTCTTTCTGCGCCGTTCGGAACGCAAAGAACTCCTCAAGGCCAGCGTGCGGGTGGAGTCTTCCAATGAGCACTTTAACCGCTGGCTGGAACGTTCGGAATACGATCTTTTTATGATGCTTACCCGCACCCCTTACGGACTCTATCCCTATGCCGGCATACCCTGGTTTAGCACTGTTTTCGGACGCGACGGGCTCATCGTGGGGCTTCAGACCTTGTGGTTCAACCCGGAGATCGCGCGGGGTGTGCTGGAGGTCCTGGCGGCCACCCAGGCCACGGAGCTCGATCCGGTGCGGGATGCCGAGCCCGGGAAAATCCTCCACGAGATGCGCCTTTCGGAGATGGCCGCTACCGGAGAAGTTCCCTTCGGCCGTTATTATGGTTCCGTGGACGCCACCCTTCTTTTTATGATTCTGGCCGGGGCTTATTACGAGCGCACCCAGGATCTGGACTTCATGCGCCGTCTCTGGCCGCACCTGGAACTGGCCTTTGAGTGGATGAAAACCTACGGGGATCTCGACGGTGACGGCCTGGTGGAGTATCAGCCCTCGGAAGAGGGACTGGTAAACAAGGGCTGGAAGGACTCTCACGACAGCGTCTTTCATGCCGACGGCACCTTTCCCAAGCCACCCATAGCCCTGGTAGAGGTCCAGGGCTACGCCTACCGGGCCTGTTTGGAGATGGCCCGCCTTTCCCGGGCCTTGGGAAAGCACGATCTCGTGCTCCCTTTCCTTTCCCGGGCGGAGGATCTGCGGGAAAAGATCCGCAAGGCCTTCCTCCAGGGGGATTTCCCGGCTCTGGCCCTGGATGGGGCCAAAAGACCTTGCCTGGTGCGCACCTCCAATCCCGGCCACCTCCTTTTCGGAGAGGCTCTTTCGGAAAGCGAGGCGGTGGCCCTTTCCCGGGCCCTTTTTTCTCCGGATCTCTTTTCCGGCTGGGGTATTCGGACCCTGGGAAGAGGAGAAGTCCTTTATAACCCGGTCTCTTATCATAACGGTTCCGTCTGGCCTCACGACAATGCCCTTATCGCCCAAGGGTTCGACCGATATGGGCTCAAGGAGGCCGTGGAGAGGGTCTTTCGGGGGCTCTTTGAGGCCAGCCATTATTTTCCGAATCATCGGCTCCCGGAACTCTTTTGTGGCTTTTCTCGAAGGGCGGAGGAGGGGCCGGTCCAATATCCCGTGGCCTGTAGCCCCCAGGCCTGGGCCGCCGGGGCGGTTTTCATGCTGGTGGCCGCGGCCCTGGGCTTGCGTTTTACTTCCCGGGGTCTAGCCTTCGTGAAGCCCCGTCTTCCGGAATTTCTTTCCTGGTTGCGCTTTAAGGGTTTACGGGTAGGGGAGCACAGCGTGGACCTCGAGTTCCTGCGCTACGGACATGATGTGGTGGTCAATGTGTTGCGGAAGCCGAAGGCGGTGGAGATTCTGGTGGTGAAGTAG
- the lpxK gene encoding tetraacyldisaccharide 4'-kinase: protein MNPSLENLWEISRPLWRPLSWVYGMAVRLRRRAYERGWLARRHPGVFSLVVGNLSLGGEGKTPVTLALAEWLWALGRRPVVILRGYGGRGRGPLVVSEGGGSRVSPEVSGDEAQLYAQRLSGVPVVVGRDRLAASELACRRFRPGVLLFDDAFQHLRLSADLYLLVVSAARDPFSEPLFPAGRLREPPGAACRASAILLTRTEDYPERAEALFRRFSEMGLPVFSVTLEPGPLVGRFPQGLFPVSGLRPRRVVAFCGVGDPESFRRALGARGFEVLHLESFPDHYSYRPRDLKRLYRKAQELSAEALLTTEKDLVKIPPVAGPLPLLALSLLTRLPRAFLRWLEEQLPPAEG from the coding sequence ATGAACCCCTCCCTGGAAAACCTTTGGGAGATCTCCCGTCCCCTCTGGAGGCCCCTTTCCTGGGTTTACGGGATGGCGGTGCGTCTGCGCCGGAGGGCCTACGAGCGGGGATGGTTGGCCCGCCGACACCCCGGGGTCTTTTCCCTGGTGGTGGGAAACCTTTCTTTGGGGGGCGAAGGAAAGACCCCGGTCACCTTGGCCCTGGCGGAGTGGCTTTGGGCCTTGGGAAGGCGTCCGGTGGTCATTCTTCGGGGCTATGGGGGACGGGGGCGGGGGCCGCTTGTGGTCTCTGAAGGGGGGGGATCCCGGGTGTCTCCGGAAGTCTCTGGAGACGAGGCCCAGCTATACGCCCAGAGGCTTTCCGGGGTACCGGTGGTGGTGGGCCGAGACCGTCTGGCCGCCTCGGAGCTGGCCTGTCGGCGTTTCCGGCCGGGAGTGCTCCTTTTTGACGACGCCTTCCAGCACTTAAGGCTTTCGGCCGATCTCTACCTCCTGGTGGTCTCTGCCGCCCGGGACCCCTTTTCCGAGCCGCTCTTTCCTGCGGGCCGTCTGCGTGAACCTCCGGGGGCGGCCTGCCGGGCCTCGGCCATACTTCTGACCCGAACGGAGGATTATCCCGAGCGGGCCGAAGCCCTCTTTCGGCGCTTTTCGGAGATGGGCCTTCCGGTCTTTTCCGTAACTCTTGAGCCCGGTCCTCTGGTGGGGCGTTTTCCTCAAGGTCTCTTTCCGGTCTCCGGCCTCCGGCCTCGTCGGGTGGTGGCCTTTTGCGGGGTGGGAGATCCGGAGAGTTTTCGCCGGGCTCTTGGGGCCCGGGGTTTTGAAGTTCTCCACCTGGAGTCCTTCCCGGATCATTACTCTTACCGGCCCCGGGATCTTAAACGGCTTTACCGTAAGGCCCAGGAGCTTTCGGCCGAGGCCCTGCTTACCACCGAAAAGGATCTGGTGAAGATCCCCCCGGTGGCCGGCCCGCTTCCCCTTTTGGCCCTTTCTCTTCTCACCCGTCTGCCCCGGGCCTTCCTTCGCTGGCTCGAGGAACAACTTCCCCCGGCCGAAGGATAG
- the lpxB gene encoding lipid-A-disaccharide synthase gives MKVLIVAGEESGDLYGAELIRRVREIYPGVIFYGIGGRRMRAAGLECLFPAEPLSVVGLPSLSQLRLLREAWQSIREFLVDQPLRATVLIDFPGFNLRLARLCRRVGVPVFYYVAPQVWAWHRRRIKTLRRCVDLLAVVLPFEKEFFEKEGVRTVFVGHPLLDLLRPTLSRRLFCEIVGLSPHHPLLGIFPGSRPSEVQRLLPTFLETYRLLRRDHPHLQAVAVKAGGLPEDSLWEEARKEIRVLSGYQHEVLRHAEAALMASGTITLEGALLGTPMVAAYRLSGWAFFLARLLVRVPYITLPNLILGERVVPEVLQDEVTPERLAEEIRPFLFETRAREEVRHKLGRVRELLGGPGATRRVAELLVDFLRATSPPESPPPSASATH, from the coding sequence GTGAAGGTCCTCATCGTGGCCGGAGAAGAGTCCGGAGATCTTTACGGGGCCGAGCTCATCCGCCGGGTACGGGAGATTTATCCGGGGGTGATCTTTTACGGCATAGGTGGGCGCCGGATGCGGGCCGCCGGCCTGGAGTGCCTCTTTCCGGCCGAACCCCTTTCCGTAGTGGGTCTTCCCAGCCTTTCTCAACTCCGCCTTCTGCGTGAAGCCTGGCAAAGTATACGGGAATTCCTGGTGGACCAACCCCTCCGGGCCACGGTCCTTATCGATTTTCCGGGATTCAACCTTCGCCTGGCCCGCCTGTGCCGAAGGGTGGGGGTGCCGGTCTTTTACTATGTTGCCCCCCAGGTCTGGGCCTGGCACCGTCGCCGGATAAAGACCCTACGCCGGTGTGTGGATCTCCTGGCGGTGGTCCTGCCCTTTGAAAAGGAGTTTTTCGAAAAGGAGGGGGTTCGGACGGTCTTTGTAGGGCACCCCCTCCTGGACCTCCTGCGTCCTACCCTCTCCCGACGCCTCTTCTGCGAAATCGTCGGCCTTTCGCCCCATCATCCTCTCCTGGGAATCTTCCCCGGCAGTCGCCCGAGCGAGGTCCAGAGGCTTCTTCCCACCTTCCTTGAGACTTACCGCCTCCTGCGGCGGGATCATCCTCATCTTCAGGCCGTGGCGGTCAAGGCCGGGGGCCTGCCCGAGGATTCCCTCTGGGAAGAGGCCCGAAAGGAGATCCGGGTCCTTTCCGGCTACCAGCACGAGGTCCTGCGCCACGCCGAGGCCGCGCTTATGGCCTCCGGGACCATTACTCTGGAGGGGGCCCTTCTGGGGACTCCTATGGTGGCCGCTTATCGTCTTTCGGGATGGGCCTTTTTCCTGGCCCGGCTCCTGGTGCGCGTACCCTATATCACGCTGCCCAATCTCATTTTAGGAGAAAGGGTGGTCCCGGAAGTCCTGCAAGATGAGGTCACCCCGGAAAGACTGGCCGAAGAGATACGGCCCTTTCTTTTTGAGACTCGGGCCCGGGAGGAGGTGCGTCACAAGCTGGGCCGGGTGCGTGAACTCCTGGGAGGCCCCGGAGCCACACGCCGGGTAGCCGAACTCCTGGTGGATTTCCTGCGCGCTACTTCACCACCAGAATCTCCACCGCCTTCGGCTTCCGCAACACATTGA
- a CDS encoding glycosyltransferase family 4 protein, whose translation MRIAQVAPLFEAVPPKLYGGTERVVSWLTEELVRQGHEVTLFASGDSQTSARLVPCAPQALRLSGVRDPLAPHVLMVERVLQMAHEFDIIHFHIDYLHLPLMRRMKKPYLTTLHGRLDLPEMFPFYKEFREAPFVSISYAQRRPLPFLNWVGTVYHGLPRDLYRPSYTPGKYLAFLGRISPEKRPDRAIELAERVGIKLLMAAKVDRADQDYFKEVIKPRLRSPWVEFVGEINDGEKQEFLAGALALLMLIDWPEPFGLVMIEANACGTPVIAWRCGSVPEIIEPGRNGFIVESMEEAERAVAEIERISRRQCRRVFEERFTAERMARDYLALYARLAYEEVPLWRKAA comes from the coding sequence ATGAGGATCGCCCAGGTGGCTCCGCTTTTCGAGGCGGTACCTCCCAAACTTTACGGGGGCACAGAGCGGGTGGTTTCCTGGCTTACGGAGGAGCTGGTGCGGCAGGGCCACGAAGTTACCCTCTTTGCCAGTGGGGACTCCCAGACCTCGGCCCGACTCGTCCCCTGTGCCCCTCAGGCCCTGCGCCTTTCCGGAGTCCGAGATCCTTTAGCCCCTCACGTACTTATGGTGGAGCGTGTCCTGCAGATGGCCCACGAGTTTGATATTATTCACTTTCACATAGATTACCTTCATCTGCCCCTCATGCGTCGGATGAAAAAACCCTATCTCACCACCCTGCACGGGCGGCTGGATCTTCCGGAGATGTTTCCCTTTTACAAGGAATTTCGGGAGGCTCCCTTTGTGTCCATCTCTTATGCCCAACGCCGGCCTCTTCCCTTTCTGAATTGGGTGGGAACGGTCTATCACGGGCTTCCCCGGGATCTCTATCGGCCTTCCTATACGCCGGGAAAATATCTGGCTTTCCTAGGGCGTATTTCTCCGGAAAAACGTCCGGATCGGGCCATCGAGCTGGCCGAAAGGGTGGGGATTAAGCTCCTCATGGCGGCCAAGGTGGACCGGGCCGACCAGGATTACTTCAAAGAGGTGATTAAGCCCCGCCTGCGCAGCCCCTGGGTGGAATTCGTGGGGGAGATCAACGATGGGGAAAAACAGGAGTTTCTGGCCGGAGCCCTAGCCCTTCTCATGCTTATTGACTGGCCTGAACCCTTCGGGCTGGTCATGATCGAGGCCAACGCCTGTGGCACCCCGGTCATTGCCTGGCGCTGCGGGTCGGTCCCGGAGATCATTGAGCCAGGGAGGAACGGTTTCATCGTGGAGAGTATGGAGGAGGCCGAAAGGGCGGTGGCCGAAATAGAGCGGATTTCCCGCCGGCAGTGCCGCCGGGTCTTTGAGGAGAGGTTTACCGCCGAGCGTATGGCCCGGGACTACCTGGCCCTTTATGCCAGGCTGGCCTACGAGGAGGTGCCCCTTTGGCGCAAGGCCGCTTAA
- a CDS encoding FtsB family cell division protein, whose protein sequence is MSPRGAGVYIPPGAGTASRKKKKTSSPRRRWGIGIGLFWLVGVGFLGATNWLYQRETSLLARLEAENQRLAARIEALQKHPELYEEIARKKYGYVKKNERLIIFGKGRAP, encoded by the coding sequence ATGTCCCCCAGAGGAGCCGGAGTCTATATCCCACCGGGGGCCGGGACGGCCTCCCGCAAGAAAAAGAAGACCTCATCCCCAAGGCGCAGATGGGGGATAGGGATAGGGCTTTTCTGGTTGGTGGGGGTCGGTTTTTTGGGGGCCACAAACTGGCTCTACCAGCGCGAAACCTCGTTACTGGCCCGGCTTGAGGCCGAAAATCAGAGACTTGCGGCCAGAATTGAGGCCCTACAGAAACATCCTGAACTCTATGAAGAGATCGCCCGCAAAAAGTACGGGTATGTCAAAAAGAACGAACGCCTGATCATTTTCGGAAAGGGGAGGGCACCATGA
- a CDS encoding multicopper oxidase domain-containing protein, with product MRRLGGILFLLLWASLVQARVREYHLVLEERPVTIGGRTIRAMTVNGKIPGPTLYFEEGDLARIHVENRMSEDSSIHWHGVLVPPEMDGVPYVSFPPIKPGSTFTYEFPIRQAGTYWYHSHTGLQEQRGVYGAIVVRPRRERFPVDRDYVVVLSDWTYEDPEAVLRTLKAGREWYNIKKGTAQSLLGAVRLGMLKHFFKRELLRMPPMDLSDIAYDHFLVNGGPELSLPARPGEKIRLRIINAAAGTNFYVEFAGGPMTIVSADGQEVEPVKLKRFLIVIAETYDVIVTLPREGAFEFRATAQDNTGHASLWLGEGPRVAAPTIPSPNLYHTMGRVSWRSLLALRPEEAMGMSDAAVRAGKFDRPGMMPGMKMGHTRRSTPPDLALDGMDPRRPWPPYRFLRATKPTAPPPGKPVRVLRLTLDGDMERYVWFLGKKALSESDVIRIRKGEVVRLILVNRTMMHHPMHLHGHFFRVLSGQGAYAPWKHTVDVAPMSTTVIEFPANESGDWFFHCHILYHLKSGMARVVHYEGYSPPPAVRKIRPLLYQDHWYAWAEGTLATNMSEGYLNLSNTRWNLRAVWEIGWEGVPETETEWTLLVERYFNRFFTVFAGADLLDDGEDLSRAVIGFTYLLPLNLRTYFWLDSDGGTRMGVEKHLPLTARLFLEGYAQYDTWEKWEGEVGLSYVLSKRASLRAFWHSDYFWGVGLNFWF from the coding sequence ATGCGCCGTCTGGGAGGGATCCTTTTTCTTCTGTTGTGGGCCTCTTTGGTCCAGGCCCGGGTACGGGAATACCACCTGGTCTTGGAAGAGCGCCCGGTGACCATCGGCGGGCGTACTATTCGGGCCATGACCGTGAACGGCAAGATACCCGGGCCCACCCTTTACTTCGAGGAAGGAGACCTGGCCCGCATTCACGTAGAAAACCGTATGTCCGAGGACTCTTCCATTCATTGGCACGGAGTCCTAGTTCCCCCAGAGATGGATGGGGTACCCTATGTGAGTTTTCCGCCCATCAAACCCGGAAGCACCTTCACTTACGAGTTTCCCATCCGCCAGGCGGGGACCTATTGGTACCATTCTCATACCGGTCTTCAGGAACAGCGGGGAGTTTACGGGGCCATCGTTGTCCGGCCCCGGAGGGAGCGTTTCCCTGTGGACCGGGACTATGTGGTGGTCCTTTCGGACTGGACCTATGAAGATCCTGAGGCTGTGTTGCGTACCCTTAAGGCCGGGCGGGAATGGTACAACATCAAGAAAGGCACCGCCCAGAGTCTTCTGGGGGCCGTGCGGCTGGGGATGCTCAAGCATTTTTTCAAACGAGAACTCTTACGGATGCCTCCCATGGACCTTTCGGATATCGCCTACGATCATTTTCTGGTGAACGGAGGCCCGGAGCTGAGTCTACCGGCCCGTCCGGGGGAAAAGATCCGGCTCAGGATCATCAATGCCGCAGCAGGCACCAATTTTTATGTGGAGTTTGCCGGAGGCCCCATGACCATAGTGTCCGCCGATGGGCAGGAGGTAGAGCCGGTAAAGCTCAAACGATTTCTCATAGTGATCGCCGAGACCTATGACGTGATCGTAACCCTTCCCCGGGAAGGGGCCTTTGAATTTCGGGCCACGGCCCAGGACAATACCGGCCACGCTTCTTTGTGGCTGGGGGAGGGCCCGCGGGTGGCGGCCCCCACGATTCCTTCCCCTAATCTTTACCACACCATGGGGCGGGTGAGCTGGCGGAGCCTTCTGGCCTTGCGGCCGGAGGAGGCCATGGGGATGTCCGATGCGGCGGTGCGGGCCGGAAAGTTTGACCGTCCGGGGATGATGCCGGGCATGAAGATGGGACACACCCGAAGGTCCACCCCTCCCGATCTGGCCCTGGACGGGATGGATCCCCGCCGGCCGTGGCCGCCCTATCGTTTCCTGAGGGCCACGAAGCCCACGGCGCCCCCTCCGGGAAAACCCGTGCGGGTCCTGCGCCTTACCTTGGACGGAGATATGGAACGTTACGTCTGGTTTTTAGGCAAAAAGGCCCTTTCGGAAAGTGATGTTATTCGCATCCGCAAAGGGGAGGTGGTGCGTTTAATATTGGTGAATCGCACCATGATGCACCACCCCATGCATCTTCACGGGCACTTTTTCCGGGTCCTAAGCGGCCAGGGGGCTTACGCCCCTTGGAAACACACCGTGGATGTGGCCCCCATGAGCACTACGGTGATCGAGTTTCCCGCCAATGAATCTGGCGACTGGTTTTTCCACTGCCACATCCTTTATCACCTGAAAAGTGGCATGGCCCGGGTGGTCCATTATGAGGGTTACAGTCCCCCTCCGGCGGTGCGTAAGATAAGGCCCCTCCTTTACCAGGACCACTGGTACGCCTGGGCTGAAGGGACTCTGGCCACCAATATGAGCGAGGGCTACCTCAATCTTTCCAATACGCGCTGGAATCTACGGGCCGTCTGGGAGATCGGCTGGGAAGGGGTGCCGGAGACGGAAACGGAGTGGACCCTTCTGGTAGAAAGGTATTTTAACCGCTTTTTTACCGTGTTTGCCGGGGCGGATCTTCTAGACGACGGAGAAGACCTCAGTCGGGCCGTGATAGGATTTACCTATCTTTTGCCTTTGAATTTGCGGACCTATTTCTGGCTGGATAGCGACGGGGGCACCCGGATGGGGGTAGAAAAGCACCTCCCTCTTACCGCCCGCCTTTTTCTAGAGGGTTACGCGCAGTATGACACTTGGGAGAAGTGGGAGGGAGAGGTAGGCCTGAGCTACGTCCTTTCCAAGAGGGCCAGTCTTCGGGCCTTCTGGCACTCGGACTATTTCTGGGGAGTCGGGCTCAACTTCTGGTTCTAA
- a CDS encoding copper-translocating P-type ATPase, with the protein MHPPGHAGHGVPSVPHGAQGGHAAHHAHMIADFRRRFWISLALTVPILFLSPMLRKLLGLGALAFPGDRYLLFGLASVVYFYGGWPFLRGLFSEVQQRRPGMMTLIAVAITTAYGYSSLVTFVLPGKVFFWELATLIDIMLLGHWIEMRSVMGASRALEELARLMPSAAHRILSEGSTEEVPLEALRPGDRVLVRPGEKIPADGWVVEGRSAVNEAMLTGESRPVEKGPGDEVIGGAVNGEGSLVVEITRTGAESFLSQVIELVREAQESKSRTQDLANRAAFWLTLIALSGGALTFFVWEVFLKKDLAFALERTVTVMVITCPHALGLAVPLVVAVSTALAAKRGLLIRNRAAFEQARNLTAVVFDKTGTLTEGRFGVTKVLAWEGHSPEEILRLAASVETHSEHPIARAVAEAASETYPVEDFRALPGRGARARVAEREVLVVSPGYLREAGLEPPAEALELSEKGHTVVFVLVEGKLSGAIALSDRIRPESREAISALKARGLKCFMLTGDNARVARAVSEELGLDEFFAEVLPQEKAEKIREVKARGEIVAMTGDGVNDAPALAEAHVGIAIGAGTEVAIETADIVLVRNNPLDVVTIIDLARATYRKMVQNLFWATGYNAVAIPLAAGVLYQYGVLLSPAMGAVLMSLSTVIVALNARRLKI; encoded by the coding sequence ATGCATCCTCCGGGCCATGCAGGACACGGGGTCCCTTCCGTTCCCCATGGGGCGCAGGGGGGTCATGCCGCCCACCACGCCCACATGATCGCCGATTTTCGGCGGCGCTTCTGGATTTCCCTGGCCCTTACCGTGCCCATTCTTTTCCTTTCTCCTATGCTGCGGAAGCTTTTGGGGCTTGGGGCCTTGGCTTTTCCGGGGGACCGTTATCTCCTCTTCGGACTGGCCAGCGTGGTCTACTTTTACGGAGGCTGGCCCTTCCTCCGGGGGCTCTTTTCCGAGGTGCAACAGCGCCGGCCGGGAATGATGACCCTCATCGCCGTGGCCATTACCACGGCCTATGGTTACAGTTCCTTGGTGACCTTTGTTCTTCCGGGAAAGGTCTTTTTCTGGGAACTGGCCACCCTAATTGATATCATGCTCCTGGGCCATTGGATCGAGATGCGCTCGGTTATGGGGGCTTCCCGGGCCCTAGAGGAGTTGGCCCGGCTTATGCCCTCGGCGGCCCACCGGATCCTTTCCGAGGGGAGCACCGAAGAGGTGCCCCTGGAGGCTCTGAGGCCCGGAGATCGAGTCCTGGTCCGTCCCGGGGAGAAGATTCCCGCCGACGGGTGGGTGGTGGAGGGACGCAGTGCGGTAAATGAGGCCATGCTTACCGGGGAATCTCGCCCGGTGGAGAAGGGTCCTGGAGACGAGGTCATCGGCGGGGCCGTAAACGGCGAGGGCTCATTGGTGGTGGAGATCACCCGCACCGGGGCCGAGTCCTTCCTCTCGCAGGTGATCGAGTTGGTGCGGGAGGCCCAGGAGAGCAAGTCCCGCACCCAGGATCTGGCCAACCGGGCGGCCTTCTGGCTCACCCTGATCGCCCTCTCCGGCGGGGCTCTGACTTTTTTCGTCTGGGAGGTCTTTTTGAAAAAGGATCTGGCCTTTGCCCTAGAGCGCACGGTTACGGTGATGGTCATCACCTGCCCGCACGCCCTGGGGTTGGCCGTACCTCTGGTGGTGGCGGTCTCTACCGCCCTGGCAGCCAAACGAGGGCTGCTCATCCGCAACCGGGCAGCCTTTGAACAGGCCCGCAACCTCACCGCGGTGGTCTTTGACAAGACCGGGACCCTCACCGAAGGTCGCTTCGGGGTCACCAAAGTGCTGGCCTGGGAGGGGCACAGTCCGGAGGAGATCCTGAGGCTTGCGGCCTCGGTGGAGACCCATTCGGAACATCCCATCGCCCGGGCCGTGGCCGAGGCCGCCTCGGAGACCTACCCCGTAGAGGATTTCCGGGCCCTTCCCGGGAGAGGGGCCCGGGCCCGGGTGGCCGAGCGGGAGGTCCTGGTGGTGAGCCCCGGTTATCTCCGGGAGGCCGGGCTTGAGCCCCCGGCCGAGGCCCTGGAGCTTTCGGAAAAGGGCCATACGGTGGTCTTTGTCCTGGTGGAGGGGAAGCTGTCCGGGGCCATCGCCCTTTCGGATCGGATACGTCCGGAATCCCGAGAGGCCATTTCCGCCCTCAAGGCCCGGGGCCTCAAGTGTTTCATGCTCACCGGGGACAACGCCCGGGTGGCCCGGGCCGTGTCTGAGGAGCTGGGGCTGGACGAGTTCTTCGCCGAGGTGCTCCCTCAGGAGAAGGCGGAAAAGATCCGGGAGGTCAAGGCCCGGGGCGAGATCGTGGCCATGACCGGCGACGGGGTGAACGACGCCCCGGCGCTGGCCGAGGCCCATGTGGGCATCGCCATCGGGGCTGGGACCGAGGTGGCCATCGAGACCGCGGACATTGTCTTGGTGCGTAACAATCCCCTGGATGTGGTCACCATTATCGATCTGGCCCGGGCCACCTACCGGAAGATGGTCCAAAATCTCTTCTGGGCCACGGGTTACAACGCGGTGGCCATCCCTCTGGCCGCAGGGGTTCTTTACCAATATGGGGTACTCCTGAGCCCGGCCATGGGGGCGGTCCTCATGTCCCTCAGCACGGTGATTGTGGCCCTTAACGCTCGGAGACTGAAAATCTAG